A genomic region of Planococcus kocurii contains the following coding sequences:
- a CDS encoding RidA family protein, producing MNYVATDKAAAAIGPYSQGVVSGGILYSSGQIPLTAAGELVEGTISEQAHQVFSNLKAVLAEAGSSFGDVIKTTVFIKDMNDFAELNEIYATYFGDHKPARSTVEVARLPKDVKVEIEVIAKVNQ from the coding sequence ATGAATTACGTAGCGACAGATAAAGCGGCAGCCGCAATTGGACCATACTCACAAGGTGTGGTCTCGGGTGGAATTCTTTACAGTTCAGGTCAAATACCTTTAACAGCAGCAGGCGAATTGGTTGAAGGCACAATCTCTGAGCAGGCGCATCAAGTATTTTCAAACTTGAAAGCGGTTCTTGCAGAAGCCGGTTCTTCTTTTGGAGATGTCATTAAAACAACTGTTTTTATCAAAGACATGAATGACTTTGCAGAACTAAACGAGATTTATGCAACTTATTTTGGCGATCATAAACCAGCGCGTTCAACTGTTGAAGTAGCGCGGTTGCCAAAAGACGTAAAAGTAGAAATCGAAGTGATCGCAAAAGTTAACCAGTAA
- a CDS encoding ribose-phosphate diphosphokinase: MGYQNANSKLKIFSLNSNQELAEEISEHAGIPLGKSSVTHFSDGEIQINIEESIRGYDVFIVQSTSQPVNENLMELLIMIDAVKRASARTVNVVMPYYGYARQDRKARSREPITAKLVANLLETAGATRVIVLDLHAPQIQGFFDILIDHLVAVPLLSDYFLNESGIDLENVIIVSPDHGGVTRARKMADRLKAPIAIIDKRRPRPNVAEVMNIVGNVEGKTAIIIDDIIDTAGTISIAASALIESGAKEVYACCTHPVLSGPAVQRINDSVIKELIITNSIALPEEKKSPKIKQLSVARLLAETIVRVHEQKSVSTLFD, translated from the coding sequence ATGGGCTATCAAAATGCAAACTCGAAATTGAAAATCTTTTCATTGAATTCGAACCAAGAGCTAGCTGAGGAAATTTCAGAACACGCGGGTATTCCGCTTGGAAAAAGTTCGGTGACACATTTTAGTGATGGTGAAATCCAAATTAATATTGAAGAAAGTATTCGTGGCTATGATGTGTTTATCGTCCAATCGACTTCCCAGCCAGTAAATGAGAACTTGATGGAGTTATTGATCATGATTGATGCAGTTAAACGTGCTTCTGCTCGTACAGTTAACGTCGTAATGCCTTATTACGGTTATGCGCGTCAAGATCGCAAAGCTCGTTCACGTGAGCCGATTACAGCAAAATTAGTAGCGAATTTATTGGAAACTGCTGGTGCAACGCGTGTAATCGTACTCGATTTGCATGCTCCTCAAATCCAAGGATTCTTTGATATTTTGATTGATCACTTAGTAGCTGTACCTTTGCTTTCTGACTACTTCCTAAATGAAAGTGGCATTGATCTTGAAAATGTCATTATTGTTTCGCCGGATCACGGCGGGGTTACACGTGCACGTAAAATGGCAGATCGCTTGAAAGCACCGATTGCCATCATCGATAAGCGTCGTCCGCGTCCAAACGTAGCGGAAGTTATGAATATCGTCGGTAATGTAGAAGGGAAAACGGCGATCATCATTGATGACATCATTGATACTGCTGGAACAATTTCAATTGCTGCTAGTGCGTTGATTGAAAGTGGCGCGAAAGAAGTTTACGCGTGCTGTACACACCCTGTTCTTTCAGGTCCTGCTGTACAACGTATTAACGACTCAGTAATCAAAGAATTGATTATCACTAATTCGATTGCATTGCCTGAAGAAAAGAAATCTCCTAAAATCAAACAATTGTCTGTAGCACGTCTATTGGCTGAGACGATTGTCCGTGTTCACGAACAAAAATCTGTCAGCACTCTTTTTGATTGA
- the pth gene encoding aminoacyl-tRNA hydrolase translates to MKLIIGLGNPGKAYEDTRHNIGFKVIDYLASQWNTPLTQSKFRGMYSISHRPEGKVMLLKPLTYMNLSGESVGALMEYYDIDIKDIIVIYDDLDLPAGQLRLRQKGSAGGHNGIKSLIQHLGTQEFNRLRIGISRPPAGMKVPDYVLQRFSKEERPEVDDAIKKSAAACENWLSKPYLEVMNQFNGA, encoded by the coding sequence ATGAAATTGATTATTGGCCTGGGAAATCCGGGGAAAGCATACGAAGATACGCGCCATAATATTGGTTTTAAGGTAATCGATTATTTAGCAAGTCAATGGAATACACCCTTGACGCAGTCTAAATTTAGAGGCATGTATTCTATTAGTCATCGACCTGAAGGCAAAGTGATGCTATTAAAGCCACTGACTTATATGAATTTATCTGGCGAGAGTGTAGGTGCGCTGATGGAATACTACGATATTGATATAAAAGACATTATTGTTATATACGACGACCTTGATTTGCCAGCAGGTCAATTACGATTGCGGCAAAAAGGGAGTGCAGGTGGCCACAACGGCATTAAATCACTGATTCAGCATTTAGGAACACAAGAATTCAATCGTTTGCGTATTGGCATTAGTCGCCCACCAGCAGGGATGAAAGTGCCAGATTACGTACTGCAGCGTTTTTCAAAAGAGGAAAGACCTGAGGTAGATGACGCCATCAAAAAAAGTGCGGCAGCTTGTGAAAACTGGTTATCTAAACCGTATCTCGAAGTCATGAATCAATTTAATGGAGCATAA
- the mfd gene encoding transcription-repair coupling factor, with translation MNHILQIFSEDTHTQKFIADLKKGQDHQLISGLSGSARPIFYQTIWSEMETPLLIVTPNLLHAQRVYDDLVRLMGEQQVHLYPAEELIAAEVSFSGPELRAHRIDTLDHMKSVGKGIYITPVAGMRKLLPTKEQWDYATLRIAEGEELDTDEWLLKLVAMGYSRTPMVTTPGEFALRGGILDVYPLNFEHPVRIELFDTEVDSLRLFSAEDQRSLEKVHSLCILPASELVLSKDQRVQLAGKLETNLAASLKKLKADDTKALMHQHIQHDINQLKQGETPEQLAKYASLIDTQSAFLGDYFPGNGLVFFDELGRIQEMTDTLEREEGDWIVSLLEEGKFLHDVSLTYTFREMMTKLEQKVTFLSLFVRTFPMVSVKKSLAFSCKPMQSFHGQMHLLKAEMERWVLGKSQIFIVAQGEERLEKVRSVLADYDMKAEIAVPSTEIQGGNIYLVDGELATGFEMPLQRLTVITDSELFKQQPKKKTRSQKLTNAERIKSYSEIKPGDYIVHIHHGIGRFIGIETLETGGVHKDYLHIVYKADDKLFVPVDKIDLIQKYVASEEKEPKLHKMGGAEWKKTRTKVSAAVQDIADDLIKLYAEREALRGFAFSEEQDMQRQFEAEFPYEETVDQLRSINEVKRDMENERPMDRLICGDVGYGKTEVAIRAAFKAVLDGKQVAFLVPTTILAQQHFETMSERFKDYPITVGLMSRFRSKKQQTETVKGLKNGSIDVVVGTHRILSKDMQYKDLGLLIIDEEQRFGVTHKEKIKQMKTNVDVLTLTATPIPRTLHMSMIGVRDLSVIETPPANRFPVQSYVMEHNGGLVREAIEREMARGGQVFYLYNRVDDMTRKVEEIQQLVPEARVGYAHGQMSETELESVILGFLDGDYDVLVTTTIIETGIDIPNVNTLIVYNADRMGLSQLYQLRGRVGRSSRVAYAYFMYQRDKVLTDVAEKRLMAIKEFTELGSGFKIAMRDLTIRGAGNLLGSQQHGFIDSVGFDLYSQMLQEAIDERQTGIKKEVVPEIEISLDIDAYIPDSYVSDGYQKIQMYKRVKGVDTVEEMTELQDELIDRFGDMPNETDSLLRIARMKVWARQVGVESIKQTGKIVTVRLSEKGTASINGGKVVEESAVYGRAVGFSMAGQQLMMSIDENKTKKQHPFDVLEGMMKLLPESLREEKVVL, from the coding sequence ATGAACCATATTTTACAGATTTTTTCGGAGGATACCCACACACAAAAATTTATCGCTGATTTGAAGAAAGGGCAGGACCATCAGTTGATTTCTGGTTTGTCTGGTAGCGCGCGGCCTATTTTTTACCAAACCATTTGGTCTGAAATGGAAACACCGCTATTGATTGTGACGCCTAATTTATTGCATGCACAGCGCGTCTATGATGACTTGGTTCGTTTGATGGGTGAACAGCAAGTCCACCTTTACCCAGCGGAAGAGTTAATCGCAGCAGAGGTGTCTTTTTCAGGACCTGAACTGCGAGCTCATCGCATTGATACGCTTGATCATATGAAGAGTGTAGGCAAAGGAATCTACATTACACCAGTTGCGGGAATGCGTAAATTATTGCCAACGAAAGAACAATGGGATTATGCTACCTTGCGGATTGCTGAAGGGGAAGAACTCGATACGGACGAATGGCTGTTAAAGTTGGTGGCGATGGGCTATTCTCGTACTCCAATGGTAACGACCCCGGGCGAGTTTGCGCTTCGTGGAGGCATACTGGATGTTTATCCACTGAACTTTGAACATCCGGTGCGTATCGAGCTATTTGATACGGAAGTGGATTCGCTACGGCTATTCTCTGCAGAAGACCAGCGTTCACTCGAAAAAGTTCATTCACTGTGCATATTGCCTGCTAGCGAATTAGTGTTATCAAAAGACCAACGGGTCCAACTAGCTGGGAAATTGGAAACGAACCTTGCAGCTAGCTTAAAGAAATTAAAAGCTGACGATACGAAAGCTTTGATGCACCAGCATATTCAGCATGATATCAATCAATTAAAACAAGGCGAAACACCAGAACAGCTAGCTAAATATGCTTCCTTGATTGATACGCAATCAGCTTTTCTAGGCGATTATTTCCCGGGAAATGGACTGGTTTTTTTCGACGAACTCGGACGAATTCAAGAAATGACAGATACATTAGAACGCGAAGAAGGCGACTGGATTGTGTCATTGCTTGAAGAAGGGAAGTTTCTTCACGATGTTTCTTTAACGTATACGTTCCGTGAAATGATGACGAAATTGGAGCAGAAAGTAACGTTTCTGTCTTTATTCGTTCGGACATTTCCAATGGTATCGGTCAAAAAATCATTGGCCTTTTCTTGTAAGCCGATGCAGTCATTCCATGGTCAGATGCATTTGCTAAAAGCGGAAATGGAGCGCTGGGTTTTAGGGAAGTCGCAGATTTTTATCGTAGCGCAAGGCGAGGAGCGTTTAGAGAAAGTACGTTCGGTCCTTGCCGACTACGATATGAAAGCTGAAATCGCAGTTCCTTCGACAGAAATCCAAGGTGGTAACATTTATTTGGTTGATGGAGAGCTAGCGACTGGTTTTGAAATGCCGCTGCAACGATTAACTGTTATTACGGATTCTGAATTATTTAAGCAACAACCGAAAAAGAAAACGCGGTCTCAAAAGCTGACGAATGCAGAACGTATTAAGAGTTATTCCGAAATCAAACCGGGTGATTATATTGTTCACATCCATCACGGGATTGGTCGTTTTATCGGTATTGAAACTTTAGAAACCGGTGGGGTTCATAAAGATTACCTCCATATCGTTTACAAAGCCGACGATAAATTATTTGTACCGGTCGATAAAATTGACTTGATTCAAAAATACGTGGCTTCTGAAGAAAAAGAACCAAAGCTGCATAAAATGGGCGGCGCAGAATGGAAAAAGACACGTACAAAAGTGTCGGCTGCTGTTCAAGACATTGCGGATGATTTGATCAAGCTTTATGCAGAAAGAGAAGCGTTACGAGGCTTTGCCTTTTCTGAAGAGCAGGATATGCAGCGTCAATTTGAGGCGGAGTTTCCATACGAAGAAACTGTCGATCAATTGCGTTCAATCAATGAAGTCAAACGGGACATGGAAAACGAGCGACCGATGGACCGTTTGATTTGCGGGGACGTAGGTTATGGTAAAACGGAAGTGGCAATCCGAGCCGCGTTTAAGGCGGTACTCGATGGCAAGCAAGTGGCGTTTTTAGTGCCGACAACGATATTGGCACAACAGCATTTTGAAACGATGAGCGAGCGGTTCAAAGATTACCCAATTACAGTCGGCTTGATGAGTCGTTTCCGTTCTAAAAAACAGCAAACGGAAACCGTTAAAGGACTGAAAAATGGATCGATTGATGTTGTCGTTGGCACGCACCGAATTTTGTCGAAGGATATGCAATACAAGGATCTGGGCTTACTGATTATTGACGAAGAACAACGTTTTGGTGTTACTCATAAAGAAAAAATCAAACAAATGAAGACAAACGTTGATGTTTTAACGCTGACAGCGACACCAATCCCACGTACGCTTCATATGTCGATGATTGGCGTTCGAGATTTATCTGTTATCGAAACACCACCAGCAAACCGCTTTCCTGTACAAAGCTATGTAATGGAGCACAATGGCGGTCTCGTACGCGAAGCGATCGAACGCGAAATGGCGCGCGGTGGGCAAGTGTTTTATTTGTATAACCGTGTCGATGATATGACGCGAAAAGTGGAAGAAATTCAACAATTAGTACCAGAAGCTCGCGTTGGTTATGCTCATGGACAAATGAGTGAAACCGAACTGGAATCAGTCATTTTAGGTTTCCTAGATGGCGATTACGATGTCTTGGTGACGACCACTATTATCGAAACCGGCATTGATATTCCAAACGTTAATACCTTGATTGTTTACAATGCTGACCGAATGGGCTTGTCACAGCTGTATCAATTGCGTGGACGCGTCGGACGCTCGAGTCGTGTCGCGTATGCTTATTTTATGTATCAGCGTGACAAAGTGTTAACTGACGTTGCAGAAAAACGCTTGATGGCAATAAAAGAATTTACGGAACTTGGATCGGGGTTTAAAATTGCCATGCGTGATTTGACGATTCGCGGAGCAGGAAATCTGCTCGGTTCACAGCAGCACGGCTTTATTGATTCTGTCGGTTTTGATCTTTATTCGCAAATGCTGCAAGAGGCAATTGATGAACGTCAGACCGGTATCAAAAAAGAAGTAGTGCCTGAAATCGAGATTTCACTCGATATTGATGCGTACATTCCAGATTCCTATGTCAGTGATGGCTACCAGAAAATCCAAATGTACAAACGTGTCAAAGGTGTCGATACGGTAGAGGAAATGACTGAGCTGCAGGATGAGTTAATCGACCGTTTTGGGGACATGCCGAATGAAACGGACAGCTTGTTGCGCATTGCCCGCATGAAAGTATGGGCGCGCCAAGTAGGTGTCGAATCCATCAAACAAACGGGTAAAATTGTGACAGTTCGACTTAGTGAAAAAGGGACCGCTAGTATCAATGGCGGCAAAGTCGTAGAGGAATCTGCTGTATATGGGCGCGCCGTTGGTTTTAGTATGGCCGGTCAACAGTTAATGATGTCTATTGATGAAAATAAAACGAAAAAACAACATCCATTTGATGTGTTAGAAGGCATGATGAAATTATTACCAGAATCACTTCGAGAAGAAAAAGTGGTTTTGTAA
- the purR gene encoding pur operon repressor, with protein sequence MKWKRSERLVDMTHFLLEHPHKLIPLTYFSDLYQSAKSSISEDLGIVKETFEEKGIGLLMTVPGAAGGVKYVPKLQEREIRAVMADLMEELSHSDRLLPGGYLYMTDVLGNPEMMNRVGKVFATAFAKEKIDVIMTVATKGIPIAHAIARHLNVPVVIVRRDSKVTEGSTVSINYVSGSSRRIQTMVLSKRSMKSGQRVLITDDFMKVGGTMNGMKNLLEEFECTLAGVAVLVESEHSDERLVEKYLSLVKLHEVSEKERTIALEEGNYFENGGI encoded by the coding sequence TTGAAGTGGAAGCGCAGTGAACGGCTTGTTGATATGACGCATTTTTTATTGGAACATCCGCATAAATTGATTCCACTAACTTATTTTTCGGATCTGTACCAATCGGCCAAATCGTCTATTAGTGAGGATTTGGGGATTGTTAAAGAGACATTTGAAGAAAAAGGAATTGGCTTGTTGATGACAGTTCCTGGAGCAGCAGGTGGCGTGAAATATGTACCTAAGCTTCAAGAACGTGAAATCAGAGCAGTAATGGCTGATTTGATGGAAGAGCTAAGTCACTCAGACCGGCTATTGCCGGGTGGCTATTTGTACATGACCGACGTGCTAGGTAATCCGGAAATGATGAATCGTGTCGGTAAAGTGTTTGCTACAGCATTTGCTAAAGAAAAAATTGATGTCATCATGACGGTAGCTACAAAAGGCATTCCGATTGCCCATGCCATTGCGCGCCACTTAAATGTGCCCGTGGTAATTGTCCGTAGAGACAGTAAAGTTACTGAAGGATCTACAGTTAGCATCAATTATGTCTCGGGTTCTTCTCGTCGAATTCAAACGATGGTCTTGTCAAAGCGTAGTATGAAAAGCGGTCAACGCGTACTAATTACGGATGACTTTATGAAAGTCGGCGGCACGATGAATGGTATGAAAAATCTACTGGAAGAATTTGAATGCACATTAGCAGGTGTTGCTGTATTAGTAGAATCGGAACATTCGGATGAACGGCTCGTAGAAAAGTATTTATCTCTTGTTAAATTGCATGAAGTTAGCGAAAAAGAACGTACGATTGCATTAGAAGAAGGCAATTACTTTGAAAATGGGGGAATTTGA
- the spoVG gene encoding septation regulator SpoVG has protein sequence MEVTDVRLRRVQTDGRMRAIASITLDDEFVIHDIRVIDGNDGLFVAMPSKRTPDGEFRDIAHPINSSARTKLQEAVLTAYKQSESESVLENANV, from the coding sequence ATGGAAGTAACAGATGTAAGACTACGACGCGTACAAACCGATGGCCGAATGAGAGCAATCGCTTCCATCACGCTGGACGATGAGTTTGTTATTCATGATATTCGAGTAATCGATGGAAATGATGGCTTATTCGTCGCAATGCCAAGTAAAAGAACACCTGATGGAGAGTTTCGTGATATTGCACATCCCATCAACTCAAGCGCACGCACTAAGCTTCAAGAAGCTGTCTTAACTGCATATAAACAAAGCGAAAGTGAATCGGTATTGGAAAATGCCAACGTTTAA
- a CDS encoding 50S ribosomal protein L25/general stress protein Ctc, whose amino-acid sequence MTVKMTAQKRESNNKNSALTELRAKGDVPGVVYGFKTETTPVTVSEIELIKTLRESGRNGVISLEIDGTSKNVVLSDYQMDALKGSFKHVDFLAINMSDELEVAVAVHLTGESAGEKEGGFITQPNREVNVRVKPSDIPDALEVDTTELAIGETITVGDIRGTVSYEILDEDDFILVSATAPRTQDELDELETVSDEDAEPEVVGSEDSKEEEK is encoded by the coding sequence ATGACTGTAAAAATGACAGCACAAAAAAGAGAAAGCAACAATAAGAATTCGGCGTTAACTGAACTTCGTGCAAAAGGCGATGTGCCAGGAGTAGTTTATGGCTTTAAAACGGAAACTACACCGGTGACTGTATCTGAAATTGAATTGATTAAAACTTTACGTGAATCTGGACGTAACGGTGTAATCAGCCTTGAAATCGATGGCACATCTAAAAATGTTGTGTTAAGTGATTATCAAATGGATGCTTTAAAAGGTAGCTTTAAGCATGTTGACTTTTTAGCAATTAATATGTCAGATGAGCTTGAAGTGGCTGTAGCAGTTCACTTGACAGGCGAATCAGCAGGCGAAAAAGAAGGCGGATTCATCACTCAGCCAAACCGTGAAGTGAATGTTCGTGTAAAACCTTCTGACATACCTGATGCACTAGAAGTAGATACTACTGAACTGGCGATTGGCGAAACAATCACAGTCGGCGATATCCGCGGAACGGTATCTTATGAAATTTTAGATGAAGACGACTTTATCCTTGTATCTGCAACAGCTCCGCGTACTCAAGATGAGTTGGATGAGCTGGAGACTGTATCTGATGAAGATGCAGAACCAGAAGTGGTTGGCAGCGAAGATTCTAAAGAAGAAGAAAAATAA
- the glmU gene encoding bifunctional UDP-N-acetylglucosamine diphosphorylase/glucosamine-1-phosphate N-acetyltransferase GlmU — translation MANTYAVILAAGQGTRMKSKLYKVLHPVCGMPMVEHVTGNVEQLGVEKIVTVVGHGAEKVQQQLGDKSEYALQAEQLGTAHAVQQTASLIEGLKGTTLVVCGDTPLIRPETMQSLLDQHAETGAKATILTAIADNPTGYGRILRNDAGIVEKIVEQKDASLEEQQVKEINTGTYCFDNEALFEALKLVSNDNVQGEYYLPDVIEILQKQGEIVAAYATDSFDETLGVNDRVALSQAENIMRKRIAEKHMRAGVSIIDPATAYISAQARIGADTIIHPNVTIDGLTQIGEDCIISSNSHIVNSTIGDRTTIRSSEIHDSSIGTDTAVGPFAHIRPQTVLGNDVKIGNFVEVKKAEIGNDSKVSHLSYIGDAHVGTGVNIGCGTITVNYDGKNKFQTVIEDDTFIGCNSNLIAPVTVGKGSYIAAGSTISKNVPEDSLAIARARQENKEGYASRLNGRK, via the coding sequence GTGGCAAATACATACGCAGTAATTTTAGCAGCAGGACAAGGCACACGGATGAAGTCAAAATTGTACAAAGTGCTTCATCCAGTCTGTGGCATGCCAATGGTTGAACATGTAACGGGCAATGTCGAGCAACTCGGAGTTGAAAAAATCGTTACTGTCGTTGGTCATGGTGCTGAAAAAGTTCAGCAGCAACTAGGTGACAAAAGTGAATATGCCTTGCAGGCAGAACAACTTGGAACAGCTCACGCCGTGCAACAAACAGCGTCATTGATTGAAGGTCTTAAAGGAACGACTTTGGTGGTTTGTGGAGACACGCCACTGATTCGACCAGAAACCATGCAGTCATTGCTTGATCAGCATGCCGAAACTGGTGCAAAAGCGACGATCTTGACGGCAATCGCTGATAATCCGACAGGTTATGGACGGATTCTCCGCAACGATGCGGGCATCGTCGAAAAGATTGTCGAGCAAAAAGACGCGTCTTTAGAAGAGCAACAAGTAAAGGAAATCAATACCGGTACTTATTGCTTTGATAACGAAGCGTTATTTGAGGCGTTGAAATTAGTTTCAAATGATAACGTTCAAGGTGAATATTATTTGCCTGATGTGATTGAAATTCTGCAAAAGCAAGGCGAAATTGTAGCTGCCTATGCAACAGATAGCTTTGACGAAACGCTTGGTGTAAACGACCGTGTGGCATTGAGCCAGGCCGAAAACATTATGCGCAAGCGAATTGCTGAAAAACATATGAGAGCTGGCGTTTCGATTATCGATCCTGCTACTGCTTATATTAGTGCACAAGCCCGAATCGGAGCGGATACGATTATTCACCCGAACGTGACAATTGATGGTTTAACACAAATTGGGGAAGATTGCATTATTTCTTCGAACAGCCATATCGTCAATAGCACCATTGGAGATCGTACAACAATTCGCAGTTCAGAAATTCATGACAGCAGCATTGGAACGGATACAGCTGTAGGACCGTTTGCGCACATTCGTCCTCAAACCGTTTTAGGCAACGATGTGAAAATCGGCAACTTTGTTGAAGTGAAAAAAGCAGAAATCGGCAACGATAGCAAGGTTTCTCATTTGAGCTATATTGGCGATGCTCACGTCGGCACAGGTGTTAATATCGGTTGCGGTACCATCACCGTGAACTATGATGGCAAAAACAAATTCCAGACTGTCATTGAAGATGATACGTTTATCGGCTGCAATTCAAATCTGATTGCACCTGTCACTGTAGGAAAAGGATCTTACATCGCTGCAGGATCTACTATTTCAAAAAATGTACCTGAGGATTCATTGGCAATCGCACGCGCGCGCCAGGAAAATAAAGAAGGCTATGCAAGTAGATTAAACGGAAGAAAATAG
- the ispE gene encoding 4-(cytidine 5'-diphospho)-2-C-methyl-D-erythritol kinase yields MLYVKAPAKINLTLDVLHKRPDNYHEIEMIMTTVDLSDRIGLMGTAKGIHIQSADRFVPDDSRNLAYQAAQLIKDTFNIKTGVIISLDKKIPVAAGLAGGSSDAAATLKGLNKLWQLNLSLDELAELGAKIGSDVSFCVYGGTALAKGRGEIIQQLPTPPNCWVILAKPTLGVSTADVYGAFDVQTAQHPNTGAMIQALNDGDYDAMCANLGNALESVTLKLYPEVEQIKEQMKKFGADAVLMSGSGPTVFGLVHQEARIPRIYNGLRGFCSEVYAVRLIGEREPLA; encoded by the coding sequence ATGCTCTACGTAAAAGCGCCTGCCAAGATCAATTTAACATTAGATGTTTTGCACAAACGTCCAGATAATTACCATGAAATTGAAATGATTATGACCACTGTGGATTTGTCGGATCGTATTGGACTGATGGGCACAGCCAAAGGCATACATATTCAATCAGCAGACCGGTTCGTGCCAGACGATTCCCGCAACCTCGCTTACCAGGCGGCGCAATTGATTAAAGATACCTTTAATATCAAAACTGGAGTTATCATTTCACTGGATAAAAAAATCCCGGTCGCTGCAGGCTTAGCTGGAGGCAGCAGTGACGCTGCAGCGACATTAAAAGGATTAAACAAACTTTGGCAGCTTAATCTGTCACTCGATGAACTGGCGGAACTGGGTGCTAAAATTGGTTCAGATGTTTCTTTCTGCGTTTATGGCGGTACAGCATTAGCCAAAGGTCGTGGAGAAATCATTCAACAATTACCGACGCCACCGAATTGCTGGGTCATTTTAGCAAAACCTACACTTGGCGTTTCTACAGCCGATGTTTATGGCGCATTCGATGTTCAAACCGCTCAACATCCAAATACAGGTGCCATGATTCAAGCACTTAACGACGGTGACTACGACGCTATGTGCGCTAACCTTGGTAATGCACTTGAAAGCGTTACGTTAAAGTTATATCCCGAAGTTGAACAAATTAAAGAGCAGATGAAGAAATTTGGAGCGGACGCTGTACTTATGAGTGGGAGTGGACCAACAGTGTTTGGTTTGGTGCACCAAGAAGCGCGTATTCCACGTATATACAATGGCTTGCGTGGCTTTTGCTCAGAAGTATACGCTGTGCGCTTGATTGGCGAACGGGAGCCACTTGCCTAA